The following are encoded together in the Euzebya sp. genome:
- a CDS encoding diguanylate cyclase domain-containing protein — protein MFHDGVNVRGYALTTGLLSATVVLSVRSDVELLVVELVLVGVATAAMARGIRRRRPPRPSSWWCLLAGPWAVLIGAIAVEVAVALDAPAVAVESTILLEVAGYVLLARGMHGLVAPDAEPATRGDRVDAAVMLLAVGLLGWAVISPTFPHGGVAGVIERVGEVAQMVLSASCLLLAIVIVVVGRRGRPAGVLLLGAGVALAVEQFALPFVQRLVEVPNIDDAALLVGLVLLAGAATHPRMAAIVPEGGTSATRARSRVLALVLSLAAPPALAVADRLSGGMVSQSWLLAAWCLLTVVVVHRLLVLDREREAMLATMSHRARYDDLTGVLNRRGLSEELPGVFDGADRHSRHVAVLYLDLDGFKPVNDAHGHAAGDQVLLTIARRLRERAGDRALVARVGGDEFVVVHPDVEGRAELAERITRVRQAVADPIELPDGDVRIGCSIGVDHRPPRAHGWASAVERADEAMYAAKRDTAVDAVAQPAAVKRSLPM, from the coding sequence GTGTTTCATGACGGTGTGAACGTCCGCGGCTACGCACTGACCACCGGTCTCCTCAGCGCGACCGTCGTGCTGTCGGTGCGGTCGGACGTCGAGCTGCTCGTGGTCGAGCTCGTGCTGGTCGGCGTCGCCACCGCGGCCATGGCCCGCGGGATCCGCCGGCGGCGTCCGCCGCGGCCGTCGTCGTGGTGGTGCCTGCTCGCCGGCCCCTGGGCCGTGCTGATCGGCGCGATCGCGGTGGAGGTCGCCGTCGCCCTCGACGCCCCTGCCGTCGCGGTGGAGTCGACAATCCTCCTCGAGGTCGCCGGCTACGTCCTCCTCGCCCGCGGCATGCACGGGCTGGTGGCGCCGGACGCCGAGCCGGCGACCCGCGGGGACCGCGTCGACGCCGCGGTGATGCTGCTCGCCGTCGGGTTGCTGGGGTGGGCGGTGATCAGCCCGACGTTCCCCCACGGCGGCGTGGCGGGGGTCATCGAGCGGGTCGGCGAGGTCGCCCAGATGGTGTTGTCCGCGTCGTGCCTGCTGCTCGCGATCGTGATCGTCGTCGTCGGCCGTCGCGGCCGTCCCGCCGGGGTCCTCCTCCTCGGCGCCGGGGTCGCCCTCGCCGTCGAGCAGTTCGCGCTGCCGTTCGTGCAGCGGCTGGTCGAGGTCCCCAACATCGACGACGCCGCGCTGCTGGTGGGGCTGGTCCTGCTGGCCGGCGCGGCGACGCACCCCAGGATGGCGGCCATCGTCCCCGAGGGCGGCACCTCCGCCACCCGCGCCCGGAGCCGGGTGCTCGCCCTGGTCCTGTCCCTCGCCGCCCCTCCGGCGCTCGCGGTCGCCGACCGCCTGAGCGGCGGGATGGTCTCCCAGAGCTGGCTGCTCGCGGCGTGGTGCCTCCTGACCGTGGTGGTCGTGCACCGGCTGTTGGTGCTCGACCGGGAGCGCGAGGCGATGCTCGCCACGATGTCGCACCGGGCCCGCTACGACGACCTGACCGGCGTGCTGAACCGCCGCGGGCTGTCCGAGGAGCTGCCCGGCGTCTTCGACGGCGCCGACCGCCACAGCAGGCACGTCGCGGTGCTGTACCTCGACCTGGACGGCTTCAAGCCGGTCAACGACGCCCACGGCCACGCAGCCGGCGACCAGGTGCTGCTCACCATCGCCCGCCGGCTCCGCGAGCGCGCCGGCGACCGGGCGCTCGTCGCACGGGTCGGCGGCGACGAGTTCGTCGTGGTCCACCCCGACGTCGAGGGTCGGGCGGAGCTCGCGGAGCGGATCACCCGGGTCCGCCAGGCCGTCGCGGACCCGATCGAGCTTCCCGACGGCGACGTGCGGATCGGCTGCAGCATCGGCGTCGACCACCGCCCGCCGCGCGCCCACGGCTGGGCGAGCGCCGTCGAGCGGGCGGACGAGGCGATGTACGCCGCGAAGCGGGACACCGCCGTCGACGCGGTCGCTCAGCCGGCCGCGGTCAAGCGCTCCTTGCCCATGTAG
- a CDS encoding S-(hydroxymethyl)mycothiol dehydrogenase: MHEVQGVVARGEGQPVSLETILVPDPERGEALVRVQACGVCHTDLHYREGGITDEFPFLLGHEAAGVVEAVGDGVTDVEPGDVVVLNWRAVCGQCRACKRGQPHLCFDTHNAHQPMTLADGTALTPALGIGAFAEKTLVAAGQCTKVDPAISPAAAGLLGCGVMAGFGAAVNTGGVTRGQSVAVIGCGGVGDGAIAGAALVGASPIIAVDTDPRKLEWAETMGATHTVDARGSDTVEAIRELTGGFGADVVIDAVGRPETFTQAFYARDLAGTAVLVGVPTPDMRLELPLIDVFSRGGAVRSSWYGDCLPERDFPMLVDLALQGRFPLESFVTEEIGIGDVESAFEKMHRGEVLRSVVVL; encoded by the coding sequence GTGCACGAGGTCCAGGGAGTGGTGGCGAGGGGCGAGGGTCAGCCCGTGAGCCTCGAGACGATCCTGGTGCCCGATCCGGAGCGGGGAGAGGCGCTCGTGCGCGTCCAGGCCTGCGGCGTCTGCCACACCGACCTCCACTACCGCGAGGGTGGGATCACCGACGAGTTCCCGTTCCTCCTCGGCCACGAGGCCGCCGGGGTCGTCGAGGCGGTCGGCGACGGCGTCACCGACGTCGAGCCCGGCGACGTCGTGGTGCTCAACTGGCGGGCCGTCTGCGGCCAGTGCCGTGCCTGCAAGCGCGGCCAGCCGCACCTGTGCTTCGACACCCACAACGCCCACCAGCCCATGACGCTCGCCGACGGCACCGCGCTGACCCCCGCGCTCGGGATCGGGGCGTTCGCCGAGAAGACGCTCGTGGCCGCGGGCCAGTGCACCAAGGTGGACCCGGCCATCTCGCCGGCCGCCGCGGGCCTGCTCGGGTGCGGCGTCATGGCCGGCTTCGGGGCTGCGGTCAACACCGGCGGTGTCACCCGCGGGCAGTCCGTGGCCGTGATCGGCTGCGGCGGTGTGGGCGACGGGGCGATCGCCGGCGCGGCGCTGGTCGGCGCCTCCCCGATCATCGCCGTCGACACCGACCCGCGGAAGCTCGAGTGGGCCGAGACGATGGGCGCGACGCACACCGTGGACGCCCGGGGGTCCGACACCGTGGAGGCGATCCGCGAGCTGACCGGCGGGTTCGGCGCCGACGTCGTCATCGACGCCGTGGGCCGGCCCGAGACCTTCACCCAGGCGTTCTACGCGCGCGACCTGGCCGGGACCGCGGTGCTGGTGGGGGTGCCGACGCCGGACATGCGCCTCGAGCTGCCGCTGATCGACGTCTTCAGCCGCGGCGGCGCGGTGAGGTCGTCCTGGTACGGCGACTGCCTGCCCGAGCGGGACTTCCCGATGCTCGTCGACCTGGCCCTGCAGGGCCGCTTCCCGCTCGAGTCGTTCGTGACCGAGGAGATCGGCATCGGCGACGTCGAGTCCGCCTTCGAGAAGATGCACCGCGGCGAGGTGCTCCGCTCGGTGGTGGTGCTCTGA
- a CDS encoding MFS transporter, with product MSKARRVPVGSWLVLAGVVAVALNLRTAITVVGPLIPTIREDTGASNVALGLVGTLPVLSFGLCSPLAAWVGRRAGIGRSLAGSMVLLSAAIVLRSLGTVAWLMVGTALLGIAITVGNVLLPSLIKARFAARTSQLTSAYTGLMVIAATISAGVAVPVARATSWELSAGLWAVPALLGAGVVIASLVIEGRLVPATAGGPTSPSPAGLSARQLYTNPLAWRVALFMGLQSTMFYVVIAWLPDIMIAKGMAEVTAGAMVSLLNVASLFGVFVVPLLHVGRPDQRRSTAVGVGCFVVGSALLLVPGTAVATVAVVVLGVGCGATIALALSFFSLRTAGAADAAGLSGMAQTVGYLLAAAGPVTWGAVRDATGTWTVPTVMLLVVAVLTAVTGMASARGWVLERPTSA from the coding sequence GTGTCGAAGGCCCGCCGGGTGCCGGTCGGGTCGTGGCTGGTGCTCGCCGGCGTCGTCGCGGTCGCGCTGAACCTGCGGACCGCGATCACCGTCGTCGGGCCCCTCATCCCCACGATCCGCGAGGACACCGGCGCGTCGAACGTCGCGCTCGGCCTGGTCGGGACCCTGCCGGTCCTCTCCTTCGGCCTGTGCTCGCCCCTGGCCGCCTGGGTGGGTCGCCGGGCGGGGATCGGGCGGTCCCTGGCGGGGTCGATGGTGCTGCTGTCCGCGGCGATCGTGCTGCGCTCGCTCGGCACCGTCGCCTGGCTGATGGTCGGCACCGCGCTGCTCGGGATCGCGATCACCGTCGGGAACGTGCTGCTGCCGTCGCTGATCAAGGCGCGGTTCGCCGCCCGCACCAGCCAGCTGACCAGCGCCTACACCGGACTGATGGTGATCGCCGCGACCATCAGCGCGGGGGTGGCCGTCCCGGTGGCGCGGGCCACGTCGTGGGAGCTCTCCGCCGGCCTGTGGGCCGTCCCGGCCCTGCTCGGCGCCGGCGTGGTCATCGCCTCCCTGGTCATCGAGGGCCGTCTCGTGCCGGCCACGGCGGGTGGTCCCACCTCCCCCTCCCCCGCCGGGTTGTCCGCCCGCCAGCTGTACACCAACCCGCTGGCCTGGCGGGTCGCGCTGTTCATGGGCCTGCAGTCGACGATGTTCTACGTCGTGATCGCCTGGCTGCCGGACATCATGATCGCGAAGGGCATGGCCGAGGTGACCGCCGGCGCCATGGTGTCGCTGCTGAACGTCGCCAGCCTGTTCGGCGTCTTCGTGGTCCCGCTCCTGCACGTCGGCCGTCCCGACCAGCGGCGCAGCACCGCGGTCGGGGTCGGGTGCTTCGTCGTCGGGTCCGCGCTGCTGCTGGTGCCGGGGACCGCCGTCGCCACGGTCGCCGTGGTCGTGCTCGGGGTCGGGTGCGGCGCGACCATCGCCCTGGCCCTGTCGTTCTTCTCCCTGCGCACGGCCGGCGCGGCGGACGCGGCCGGGCTGTCCGGGATGGCCCAGACCGTCGGGTACCTGCTGGCCGCCGCCGGCCCGGTCACCTGGGGGGCGGTGCGCGACGCCACCGGCACCTGGACCGTGCCGACCGTCATGCTCCTGGTCGTCGCGGTGCTCACGGCGGTCACGGGTATGGCCTCGGCGCGCGGGTGGGTCCTCGAGCGCCCCACCTCGGCGTAG
- a CDS encoding MBL fold metallo-hydrolase encodes MGARIDHTTTSGTFSLDGETFDVDNNVWVLGDDEECLVVDAPHDVAAILEVVGDRRVTAIVCTHAHDDHVAVAPALAERTGAPILLHPDDRVLWDQTHPDRAPDGDLADGQELVVAGVSVQVLHTPGHAPGAVCLHVPELGVVFSGDTLFQGGPGATGRSFSDFPTILASIRGRLFELGDDTRVLTGHGDETRIGDERPAYDDWVARGS; translated from the coding sequence ATGGGTGCGCGCATCGACCACACGACGACGTCCGGGACCTTCAGCCTGGACGGCGAGACCTTCGACGTCGACAACAACGTCTGGGTGCTCGGCGACGACGAGGAGTGCCTGGTCGTCGACGCCCCGCACGACGTCGCCGCGATCCTCGAGGTCGTCGGCGACCGGCGGGTCACCGCGATCGTGTGCACCCACGCCCACGACGACCACGTCGCGGTCGCGCCTGCGCTGGCCGAGCGCACGGGCGCGCCGATCCTGCTGCACCCCGACGACCGGGTCCTGTGGGACCAGACCCACCCCGACCGGGCCCCGGACGGTGACCTGGCCGACGGGCAGGAGCTGGTCGTGGCGGGGGTGTCGGTCCAGGTGCTCCACACCCCCGGGCACGCCCCCGGCGCGGTGTGCCTGCACGTCCCCGAGCTGGGGGTCGTGTTCAGCGGCGACACCCTGTTCCAGGGCGGGCCGGGTGCGACCGGGCGGTCCTTCAGCGACTTCCCGACCATCCTCGCGTCGATCCGCGGTCGCCTGTTCGAGCTGGGCGACGACACCCGGGTCCTCACCGGGCACGGCGACGAGACCCGGATCGGCGACGAGCGCCCGGCCTATGACGACTGGGTGGCGCGAGGCAGTTGA
- a CDS encoding NADH-quinone oxidoreductase subunit K translates to MIIEAAILAGVLAALGVAQLLQRTLTRIVIGVALLGQAANLVLLVAGGPAGNPPLVGAEDPISDPLPQAFALTAIVITFAMLAFLLALAWRDAKLTGEDRVEDDIEDRRVARMRDEEEQRQHQEVGET, encoded by the coding sequence GTGATCATCGAGGCGGCGATCCTCGCCGGGGTCCTGGCGGCCCTCGGCGTCGCCCAGCTGCTCCAGCGCACCCTCACGCGGATCGTGATCGGGGTCGCCCTGCTCGGCCAGGCCGCGAACCTCGTCCTGCTGGTCGCCGGGGGACCGGCGGGGAACCCCCCGCTGGTCGGTGCCGAGGACCCGATCAGCGACCCGTTGCCGCAGGCGTTCGCGCTGACCGCCATCGTGATCACGTTCGCGATGCTCGCGTTCCTGCTCGCGCTCGCCTGGCGCGACGCGAAGCTCACCGGAGAGGACCGGGTGGAGGACGACATCGAGGATCGACGCGTGGCGCGGATGCGCGACGAGGAGGAGCAGCGCCAGCACCAGGAGGTCGGCGAGACGTGA
- a CDS encoding acyl-CoA dehydrogenase family protein — protein sequence MPRTGFTAEHDMFRDTVRRFMETEVAPHAEEWAEAGQVSREVWLKAGATGLLCMAVPEEHGGAGVADFRYNAIVNAEQVRVGASGPGFSVHTDINLPYLMAYGSDAQKAAYLPKMVTGECITAIAMSEPGTGSDLSNIQTKAVRDGDDYVVNGSKIFISNGQMADLVIAVVRTSEDPHKGLSLLLVDADTPGFQRGRNLDKMGMKAQDTSELFFDDCRVPAANLLGQEGMGFLYLVGNLPQERLSIATNAVAAAEAAFEMTHDYITSRTAFGRPIGSFQNSRFVMAELRTEIELARTFIDRCLDLHASGELSVEHAAMAKWWTTEMQLKVIDRCLQLHGGYGFMNEYPIAKAFVDSRAQTIYGGTTEIMKEIVGRSMGL from the coding sequence CTGCCCCGCACCGGCTTCACCGCCGAGCACGACATGTTCCGCGACACCGTCCGGCGGTTCATGGAGACCGAGGTCGCCCCGCACGCCGAGGAGTGGGCCGAGGCCGGCCAGGTCAGCCGCGAGGTGTGGCTGAAGGCCGGGGCGACCGGCCTCTTGTGCATGGCGGTCCCCGAGGAGCACGGCGGCGCCGGCGTGGCGGACTTCCGCTACAACGCGATCGTCAACGCCGAGCAGGTCCGGGTCGGGGCGAGCGGCCCCGGCTTCAGCGTCCACACCGACATCAACCTCCCCTACCTGATGGCCTACGGCAGCGACGCGCAGAAGGCGGCGTACCTGCCGAAGATGGTCACCGGCGAGTGCATCACCGCGATCGCGATGTCCGAGCCGGGCACCGGGTCGGACCTGTCCAACATCCAGACCAAGGCCGTCCGCGACGGCGACGACTACGTGGTCAACGGGTCGAAGATCTTCATCTCCAACGGCCAGATGGCGGACCTGGTCATCGCCGTGGTGCGCACGTCGGAGGACCCGCACAAGGGCCTGTCGCTCCTGCTCGTCGATGCCGACACCCCCGGCTTCCAGCGCGGCCGGAACCTCGACAAGATGGGCATGAAGGCCCAGGACACCTCCGAGCTGTTCTTCGACGACTGCCGGGTGCCGGCGGCCAACCTGCTGGGCCAGGAGGGGATGGGCTTCCTGTACCTGGTCGGCAACCTGCCCCAGGAGCGGCTGTCCATTGCCACCAACGCGGTCGCCGCCGCCGAGGCGGCCTTCGAGATGACGCACGACTACATCACCTCCCGCACCGCCTTCGGCCGTCCGATCGGGTCGTTCCAGAACAGCCGGTTCGTGATGGCCGAGCTGCGGACGGAGATCGAGCTGGCCCGCACGTTCATCGACCGCTGCCTGGACCTCCACGCGTCCGGGGAGCTGTCCGTCGAGCACGCGGCGATGGCGAAGTGGTGGACGACCGAGATGCAGCTGAAGGTGATCGACCGGTGCCTGCAGCTGCACGGCGGCTACGGGTTCATGAACGAGTACCCGATCGCGAAGGCCTTCGTCGACTCGCGCGCCCAGACGATCTACGGCGGCACCACGGAGATCATGAAGGAGATCGTGGGCCGCTCCATGGGCCTCTGA
- a CDS encoding MnhB domain-containing protein — protein MRSALLRDGDRVLVHPLVLFALYLLMAGHNRPGGGFVAGLTLTAAVVLRAQARSTADAMRLLWVRPTVLLAVGLGTAALVALWPLAISGGVLDQPFVEFDVPFFHHVKLTSAFVFDIGVALVVVGMAGAILEAFGDEAVSEDTPDISEEPT, from the coding sequence ATGAGGTCCGCGCTGCTGCGCGACGGCGACCGGGTGCTGGTGCACCCGCTGGTGCTGTTCGCCCTGTACCTGCTGATGGCCGGGCACAACCGCCCCGGCGGGGGGTTCGTCGCGGGGCTGACCCTGACCGCCGCCGTGGTGCTCCGGGCCCAGGCGCGCAGCACCGCCGACGCCATGCGGCTCCTGTGGGTCCGCCCGACCGTGCTGCTGGCCGTCGGGCTGGGCACGGCGGCCCTCGTCGCCCTCTGGCCCCTCGCCATCAGCGGTGGCGTCCTCGACCAGCCGTTCGTCGAGTTCGACGTCCCGTTCTTCCACCACGTGAAGCTGACCTCGGCGTTCGTCTTCGACATCGGCGTCGCCCTGGTCGTGGTCGGCATGGCCGGCGCGATCCTCGAGGCGTTCGGTGACGAGGCGGTCTCCGAGGACACCCCCGACATCTCGGAGGAGCCCACGTGA
- a CDS encoding TetR/AcrR family transcriptional regulator — protein MPSSRAATSSGPPASGRRTQVARAAETRERILDATVACLIEDGYAGTSTNAVQRRAGVSRGALMHHYPSKQDLLLDAVAHLSAQRGVWVAERAAALDEGTDRVAAGIGLLWHAMTGPLFAAATELWIAGRTDEDLRRALVDAERRLGAAARDLLADVLGADDADDPSFRTALDYVLQVFRGASLTAVLRDDARWERDLVATTTEVFRRLHTTGSTPPPQETT, from the coding sequence GTGCCCTCCTCGCGTGCTGCGACCTCGTCCGGTCCCCCTGCCAGCGGTCGCCGCACCCAGGTGGCCCGTGCGGCGGAGACCCGCGAGCGCATCCTGGACGCGACCGTGGCGTGCCTGATCGAGGACGGGTACGCGGGGACCTCGACGAACGCCGTGCAACGGCGGGCCGGCGTGTCGCGGGGGGCGCTGATGCACCACTACCCCTCCAAGCAGGACCTCCTCCTCGACGCAGTCGCCCACCTGAGCGCCCAGCGGGGCGTGTGGGTGGCGGAGCGGGCTGCCGCGCTCGACGAGGGCACGGACCGGGTGGCCGCCGGGATCGGGCTGCTGTGGCATGCGATGACCGGTCCGCTCTTCGCCGCGGCGACCGAGCTGTGGATCGCCGGTCGCACCGACGAGGACCTGCGCCGCGCCCTGGTCGACGCCGAGCGCCGGCTCGGCGCCGCCGCCCGCGACCTGCTCGCCGACGTGCTGGGCGCCGACGACGCCGACGACCCCTCGTTCCGGACCGCCCTCGACTACGTCCTCCAGGTCTTCCGCGGGGCGTCGCTGACCGCCGTCCTGCGCGACGACGCCCGCTGGGAGCGGGATCTCGTCGCGACCACCACCGAGGTCTTCCGCCGACTCCACACAACCGGGTCCACCCCACCTCCACAGGAGACGACATGA
- the mbhE gene encoding hydrogen gas-evolving membrane-bound hydrogenase subunit E, whose protein sequence is MDLFALLLVPYAVFAIASAATGTRAPRTSVALALVPHLIALGVVVRLAPQVLDGDRVAASIQWVDLLDLSLGLQVDALALVMVGLIAGIGILVVLFGAGYTGWSSKMGPLLGGLVAFAGAMQLLVVADDILTLYVGWELTSIASFGLIGQSHHSQAARDAARQALITTAAGGLAMLAGLVALGQATGEWTLTGLAEAAPGPGGVVELAVVLVVLGAATKSAQVPFATWLPGAMAAPTPVSAYLHSATMVKAGVYLLLRMSPVLEGTDTWTPLVVAFGSVTLLTAGWRALQADDAKQLLAWSTVSQLGLLVTAIGIGGEEALLGALALVLAHAVAKAGLFMTVGAVDVATGTRQLPEMAGVWRRFPVLGVAVVLCGASLAGIPLLAGFVAKEEVLAGLLHQDALGTWMAVAVAVGSGFTVAYTLRLVRAGLGSSAPAADHGVDRPAVAGWRLALLSWPAAALGAISLVVGWFPGVQDRPVGAALGVIAEVSETPHLYLWHGFTVALGLSALAIGGGLAVERWLGVRHAPRLWPPAPAGTFTRGHDLLTSSARRLSSVTQSGSLPVYLTTLFTVLVVVPGIPLVAAAVEEGAVRGSPLSIGDTMLVLAIAGAAIVTERTDQRFAAVLSLGAVGFGVALVFVRWGAPDLALTQLIVETLSLLLFVLALRDLPQRFGPQPAAISRSVRWIVATCVGAMVTTFTLVAGAARTATPPAAELMAIAEPDGGGKNVVNVILTDIRGLDTLGEITVLVVAAVGVALLVGLSAWREGQDLTADELEDRATPEETPGGGAEPMGASTVEGEVGR, encoded by the coding sequence ATGGACCTGTTCGCCCTGCTGCTGGTGCCCTACGCGGTCTTCGCGATCGCCTCCGCCGCGACCGGCACCCGCGCACCCCGCACCTCGGTCGCGCTCGCGCTCGTCCCGCACCTGATCGCCCTCGGCGTCGTCGTCCGCCTCGCCCCGCAGGTCCTGGACGGCGATCGGGTGGCGGCCTCCATCCAGTGGGTGGACCTCCTCGACCTGTCCCTCGGGTTGCAGGTGGACGCCCTCGCACTGGTCATGGTGGGCCTGATCGCCGGCATCGGGATCCTCGTGGTCCTCTTCGGCGCCGGGTACACCGGCTGGAGCTCGAAGATGGGACCGCTCCTCGGCGGGCTGGTCGCGTTCGCCGGCGCGATGCAGCTGCTGGTCGTGGCCGACGACATCCTGACGCTGTACGTGGGCTGGGAGCTCACCTCGATCGCGTCGTTCGGCCTGATCGGCCAGAGCCACCACTCCCAGGCCGCGCGGGACGCCGCCCGGCAGGCCCTGATCACGACCGCCGCCGGCGGGCTCGCGATGCTGGCCGGCCTGGTCGCGCTCGGGCAGGCGACGGGCGAGTGGACCCTGACCGGGCTCGCCGAGGCGGCGCCCGGCCCCGGCGGCGTCGTCGAGCTGGCGGTGGTCCTGGTCGTCCTCGGCGCGGCGACGAAGTCCGCGCAGGTGCCCTTCGCGACCTGGTTGCCGGGGGCGATGGCCGCACCGACGCCGGTCAGCGCCTACCTGCACTCCGCCACGATGGTGAAGGCCGGCGTGTACCTGCTGCTCAGGATGAGCCCGGTGCTCGAGGGCACCGACACCTGGACCCCGCTGGTGGTGGCGTTCGGCAGCGTCACGCTGCTCACCGCCGGCTGGCGCGCGCTGCAGGCGGACGACGCGAAGCAGCTGCTGGCGTGGTCCACGGTGAGCCAGCTCGGCCTGCTCGTGACCGCGATCGGGATCGGCGGCGAGGAGGCCCTGCTCGGCGCGCTGGCCCTGGTCCTCGCCCACGCCGTCGCGAAGGCCGGGCTGTTCATGACCGTCGGCGCCGTCGACGTCGCCACCGGCACGCGCCAGCTGCCCGAGATGGCCGGCGTGTGGCGGCGGTTCCCGGTGCTCGGCGTCGCGGTCGTCCTGTGCGGCGCCTCGCTCGCCGGCATCCCGCTGCTCGCGGGCTTCGTCGCGAAGGAGGAGGTCCTCGCCGGCCTCCTCCACCAGGACGCGCTGGGCACCTGGATGGCGGTCGCGGTGGCCGTCGGCTCGGGGTTCACCGTGGCCTACACCCTCCGGCTGGTGCGCGCGGGCCTGGGGTCGTCGGCGCCCGCCGCGGACCACGGGGTGGACCGCCCCGCGGTCGCCGGCTGGCGGCTGGCGCTCCTGTCCTGGCCGGCCGCCGCGCTTGGCGCGATCAGCCTGGTCGTCGGCTGGTTCCCCGGCGTGCAGGACCGGCCGGTCGGGGCGGCGCTCGGCGTGATCGCCGAGGTGTCGGAGACGCCGCACCTCTACCTGTGGCACGGCTTCACGGTCGCGCTCGGGCTGTCCGCGCTGGCGATCGGCGGAGGTCTCGCGGTGGAGCGGTGGCTCGGCGTCCGCCACGCACCCCGGCTGTGGCCGCCGGCACCTGCCGGGACGTTCACCCGCGGCCACGACCTGCTCACCTCGAGCGCCCGCCGGCTGTCGTCGGTCACCCAGAGCGGATCGCTGCCGGTGTACCTCACCACCCTGTTCACGGTGCTCGTCGTCGTGCCGGGGATCCCGCTGGTCGCCGCCGCGGTGGAGGAGGGTGCAGTCCGCGGCAGCCCCCTCTCGATCGGTGACACCATGCTGGTGCTCGCCATCGCCGGCGCCGCGATCGTCACCGAGCGCACGGATCAGCGGTTCGCCGCGGTCCTGTCCCTCGGCGCGGTCGGGTTCGGCGTCGCGCTGGTGTTCGTCCGCTGGGGGGCGCCGGACCTCGCGCTGACCCAGCTGATCGTCGAGACCCTGAGCCTCCTCCTGTTCGTGCTGGCCCTCCGCGACCTGCCGCAGCGCTTCGGGCCCCAACCGGCGGCCATCAGCCGGTCGGTGCGGTGGATCGTCGCCACCTGCGTCGGCGCGATGGTCACGACCTTCACCCTCGTCGCCGGCGCGGCGCGGACCGCGACCCCGCCGGCGGCCGAGCTGATGGCCATCGCCGAGCCCGACGGCGGCGGCAAGAACGTCGTGAACGTGATCCTGACCGACATCCGCGGCCTGGACACCCTGGGCGAGATCACCGTGCTGGTCGTCGCCGCGGTCGGCGTCGCGCTGCTCGTCGGCCTGTCGGCGTGGCGCGAGGGACAGGACCTGACCGCCGACGAGCTCGAGGACCGCGCGACCCCCGAGGAGACCCCCGGTGGCGGCGCTGAACCCATGGGCGCGTCCACGGTCGAGGGGGAGGTGGGTCGATGA